From the Ferrigenium kumadai genome, one window contains:
- a CDS encoding NADP oxidoreductase, producing MSEAIKKVRVATVSLAGCFGCHMSFLDMDERLVPLMERIEFNRSPLTDIKHCDPCDIGLIEGGLCNSENVEVLREFRDNCRILIAVGACAINGGIPAMRNQFELRDCLAESYLDGIGVENPQIPNDVELPLMLDKVHPVHEAVKIDYFLPGCPPSADEFLKIIGDLLEGKQPSLPQNLVHYD from the coding sequence ATGAGTGAGGCAATAAAGAAAGTCCGGGTTGCCACCGTCTCGCTGGCGGGCTGCTTCGGCTGCCACATGTCGTTCCTCGACATGGACGAGCGGCTGGTGCCCCTGATGGAGCGCATCGAGTTCAACCGTTCGCCGCTCACCGATATCAAGCATTGCGATCCCTGCGACATCGGCCTGATCGAAGGCGGTTTGTGCAATTCGGAGAACGTCGAGGTGCTGCGCGAGTTCCGCGACAACTGCAGGATACTCATTGCGGTCGGCGCTTGCGCCATCAACGGAGGCATCCCCGCCATGCGCAACCAGTTCGAACTGCGTGACTGCCTGGCCGAATCCTATCTGGACGGGATAGGTGTGGAGAATCCGCAGATCCCGAACGACGTCGAGCTGCCGTTGATGCTCGATAAGGTGCACCCGGTGCACGAGGCGGTGAAGATCGATTACTTCCTGCCGGGCTGCCCGCCGTCCGCCGACGAATTTCTCAAGATCATCGGCGACCTGCTGGAGGGGAAACAGCCCAGCCTGCCGCAAAACCTCGTGCATTACGATTAA
- a CDS encoding hydrogenase maturation protease, with product MTPPVLIFAIGNESRGDDALAPMLLRGLADAGLGSQVELLEDYQLQIEHVADLAGRERVLFVDADMSCMEPFHLSRIASEKDSSYTSHAMTPHALLHAYHQVYGEDAPGAFLLRVRGYGFELGESLSDGAAANLAAASARACEWLADIQAVR from the coding sequence ATGACCCCACCCGTCCTGATCTTCGCTATCGGTAACGAGTCGCGCGGCGACGATGCTCTTGCGCCCATGTTGCTGCGCGGCCTTGCCGATGCTGGCTTGGGCTCGCAGGTCGAATTGCTCGAGGATTACCAGTTGCAGATCGAGCACGTCGCCGACCTCGCTGGGCGCGAGCGGGTGCTGTTCGTCGACGCCGACATGTCCTGCATGGAGCCGTTTCATCTTTCCCGGATCGCGTCCGAAAAAGACAGCAGCTATACCAGCCATGCGATGACACCTCACGCCTTGCTGCATGCCTATCACCAAGTGTATGGAGAGGATGCGCCAGGAGCCTTCCTGCTGCGAGTGCGCGGTTATGGATTCGAACTCGGCGAATCGTTGAGCGACGGGGCAGCGGCCAATCTGGCTGCGGCAAGCGCCCGTGCATGTGAATGGCTGGCTGACATTCAGGCTGTGAGATAG
- a CDS encoding P-II family nitrogen regulator — MKKIEAIIKPFKLDEVREALSELGVSGLTVTEVKGFGRQKGHTELYRGAEYVVDFLPKIKVEVVVSTELLDTAVEAIIKAAHTGKIGDGKIFVSSVEQVIRIRTGETNETAL, encoded by the coding sequence ATGAAGAAAATCGAAGCGATCATCAAGCCATTCAAGCTGGACGAGGTGCGTGAAGCGCTTTCCGAGCTGGGGGTGAGCGGTTTGACGGTCACCGAAGTGAAGGGTTTCGGGCGACAAAAGGGGCATACGGAGCTGTATCGCGGTGCTGAGTATGTGGTCGATTTTCTCCCCAAGATCAAGGTCGAGGTGGTGGTGTCGACCGAATTGCTCGATACGGCAGTCGAGGCCATCATCAAGGCGGCGCACACCGGCAAGATCGGCGACGGCAAGATTTTTGTCTCCTCCGTGGAGCAGGTCATCCGCATCCGCACCGGCGAAACCAACGAGACGGCCCTGTAA
- the guaA gene encoding glutamine-hydrolyzing GMP synthase yields the protein MHKKILILDFGSQYTQLIARRVRETNVYCELHPWDMTAEEIRAFNPSGIILSGGPNSVYEEETPKAPQVVFELGVPVFGICYGMQTMAAQLGGKVESGKVREFGYAEIRAQGHSKLFDGIQDKTNAQGHGLLDVWMSHGDKVTALPPGFSVIASNEATPFAAMADESRRFYAVQFHPEVTHTHQGKAILARFVHDICGCAKDWNMPDYIAEAVEKIRAQVGSEEVILGLSGGVDSSVAAALIHRAIGDQLTCVFVDNGLLRLNEGAQVMETFANHLHMKVIHVDASGEFMKHLAGVTDPEQKRKIIGREFVEVFQRESAKLKQAKWLAQGTIYPDVIESAGSKTKKAHTIKSHHNVGGLPESMHLKLLEPLRELFKDEVRELGIALGLPADMIYRHPFPGPGLGVRILGEVKHEYAELLRRADAIFIEELRNTRDASGKTWYELTSQAFTVFLPVKSVGVMGDGRTYEWVVSLRAVQTQDFMTAHWAHLPYELLGKVSNRIINEVRGINRVVYDISGKPPATIEWE from the coding sequence ATGCACAAGAAAATCCTCATCCTCGACTTCGGTTCCCAGTACACCCAGCTCATCGCGCGCCGCGTGCGCGAGACGAATGTCTACTGCGAACTGCATCCGTGGGACATGACGGCGGAAGAGATCCGCGCTTTCAATCCTTCCGGCATCATCCTGTCCGGCGGTCCCAACTCGGTGTATGAGGAAGAGACGCCGAAAGCGCCGCAGGTCGTGTTCGAACTGGGTGTGCCGGTATTCGGCATCTGCTACGGTATGCAGACCATGGCTGCGCAACTGGGCGGCAAGGTCGAGAGCGGCAAGGTGCGCGAGTTCGGCTATGCCGAGATTCGTGCGCAGGGCCATTCAAAGCTGTTCGACGGCATCCAGGACAAGACCAATGCGCAAGGCCACGGTCTGCTTGACGTGTGGATGAGCCACGGCGACAAGGTGACCGCGCTGCCGCCGGGCTTCTCGGTGATCGCCTCCAACGAGGCAACTCCGTTCGCCGCGATGGCGGACGAATCGCGCCGCTTCTACGCGGTGCAGTTCCACCCCGAGGTCACCCATACCCATCAGGGCAAGGCCATCCTTGCGCGCTTCGTGCACGACATCTGCGGCTGCGCTAAGGACTGGAACATGCCGGACTACATCGCCGAGGCGGTGGAGAAGATCCGTGCGCAGGTGGGCAGCGAGGAGGTCATCCTCGGCCTGTCCGGCGGCGTGGATTCCTCGGTTGCTGCGGCGCTGATCCATCGCGCCATCGGCGACCAGCTTACCTGCGTGTTCGTGGACAACGGCCTGCTGCGTCTGAACGAGGGCGCTCAGGTAATGGAGACCTTTGCCAACCACCTGCACATGAAGGTGATCCACGTCGATGCCAGCGGCGAGTTCATGAAGCATTTGGCAGGTGTCACCGACCCCGAGCAGAAGCGCAAGATCATCGGCCGAGAGTTCGTCGAAGTGTTCCAGCGCGAGTCCGCCAAGCTGAAGCAGGCCAAGTGGCTGGCGCAGGGCACCATCTACCCGGACGTGATCGAGTCGGCCGGTTCCAAGACCAAGAAGGCGCACACCATCAAGTCGCACCACAACGTCGGCGGTTTGCCGGAATCCATGCACCTCAAGTTGCTGGAGCCACTGCGCGAACTGTTCAAGGATGAAGTGCGCGAGCTGGGCATTGCGCTCGGTCTGCCTGCAGATATGATCTACCGCCACCCGTTCCCCGGGCCGGGCCTGGGCGTGCGCATCCTCGGCGAAGTGAAGCACGAGTATGCCGAACTGCTGCGCCGGGCGGATGCGATCTTCATCGAAGAACTGCGCAACACCAGGGATGCCAGCGGCAAAACCTGGTACGAACTGACCTCGCAGGCATTCACCGTCTTCCTGCCGGTGAAGTCTGTCGGCGTGATGGGCGACGGCCGCACCTACGAATGGGTGGTTTCACTGCGCGCAGTTCAGACGCAGGACTTCATGACCGCGCATTGGGCGCACCTGCCGTACGAATTGCTGGGCAAGGTGTCCAACCGAATCATCAACGAAGTGCGCGGCATCAACCGCGTCGTCTACGACATCTCCGGCAAACCACCCGCTACGATTGAGTGGGAGTGA
- a CDS encoding ankyrin repeat domain-containing protein, with protein MDPRLLQILNNREQNYPHALERQYPRILSKIMELWDSPASDAYFVDLMVDKRGDRAGFPPDVASDIIYLSMVHGRQPQRVKQDVWGQVPETVRQEVENLGVPFSPKGFIKASEEGNTRAIILFLSAGMDVDTCDERLWTPLMISAFNGNRDMAEQLIKAGANVHHKDSAGYTPLHWAAFNGYIRVVELLLSKQADVNARSSHGWTALLQAATRGHLSVSSLLIEKGADVNMASNDGWTPLHKAAANGHLAEVKLLLSKGAYPDAKYADGKTALELAVKNKHEQIVAALTARG; from the coding sequence ATGGACCCAAGACTGTTACAGATTCTCAACAATCGTGAGCAGAACTATCCGCATGCATTGGAGCGGCAGTATCCTCGCATCCTTTCCAAGATCATGGAGCTGTGGGACTCTCCCGCCAGCGATGCGTATTTCGTCGACTTGATGGTCGACAAGCGCGGCGACCGCGCAGGCTTCCCTCCGGATGTGGCTTCAGACATCATCTATCTCAGCATGGTGCATGGCCGTCAACCCCAGCGTGTCAAACAAGATGTGTGGGGGCAGGTTCCGGAAACCGTTCGGCAGGAAGTCGAGAACCTTGGTGTCCCGTTTTCGCCGAAAGGATTCATCAAAGCAAGCGAAGAGGGTAACACCCGCGCCATTATCCTGTTCCTGAGCGCGGGCATGGATGTCGACACCTGCGACGAGCGGTTGTGGACGCCGTTGATGATCTCGGCGTTCAATGGCAACAGAGACATGGCAGAGCAGCTGATCAAGGCTGGGGCGAACGTTCACCATAAGGACAGTGCCGGCTATACGCCGTTGCACTGGGCCGCTTTCAATGGCTATATAAGAGTGGTGGAGTTGCTGTTGAGCAAGCAGGCTGACGTCAATGCGCGTAGCAGTCACGGCTGGACGGCATTGCTGCAAGCGGCTACCCGAGGCCATCTTTCGGTGAGTTCGTTGCTGATCGAGAAAGGAGCGGACGTGAACATGGCTTCCAACGATGGCTGGACACCCTTGCACAAGGCGGCGGCGAACGGACACCTGGCGGAGGTGAAGTTATTGCTCAGCAAGGGGGCGTATCCTGATGCGAAATATGCCGATGGCAAGACTGCGCTGGAGTTGGCCGTCAAGAACAAGCATGAGCAAATCGTTGCGGCGTTGACTGCCAGGGGGTGA
- the guaB gene encoding IMP dehydrogenase, which yields MRIIQKALTFDDVLLVPAYSNVLPRDVSLRTQLTRNITLNIPLLSAAMDTVTESRLAIALAQEGGIGIVHKNMPSAAQAAEVSRVKRFESGVVKDPITITADMTVRNVLALTRQHKISGLPVVEGKQLVGIVTNRDLRFESNLDQPIRNIMTPRERLITVKENTSLDEARALMHKHRIERVLVVNDAFELRGLMTVKDILKSTEHPRACKDSQGRLRVGAAVGVGAGTEERVALLAEAGVDVIVVDTAHGHSQGVLDRVKWVKDNFPQVEVIGGNIATGGAAQALLDHGADGVKVGIGPGSICTTRIVAGVGVPQIGAIQNVAKALQGTGVPLIADGGVRFSGDISKAIAAGAHAVMLGGLFAGTEEAPGEIELFQGRSYKSYRGMGSLGAMQQGSSDRYFQENESNQDKLVPEGVEGRVPYKGSVLAVIHQLMGGLRASMGYLGCADIATMHTKAEFVEITSSGIRESHVHDVQITKEAPNYHID from the coding sequence ATGCGCATCATTCAAAAAGCACTGACCTTTGACGACGTTCTGCTCGTCCCCGCCTATTCCAATGTGTTGCCGCGCGACGTTAGCTTGCGCACCCAGCTGACCCGCAACATCACTCTGAACATCCCGCTGCTTTCAGCGGCGATGGACACCGTTACCGAATCCCGCCTGGCGATCGCGCTGGCGCAGGAAGGCGGTATCGGTATCGTGCACAAAAACATGCCGTCTGCCGCGCAGGCCGCGGAAGTATCCAGGGTCAAGCGCTTCGAGAGCGGCGTGGTCAAGGATCCCATCACCATCACGGCGGACATGACCGTACGCAACGTGCTGGCCCTGACGCGCCAGCACAAGATCTCCGGCTTACCGGTAGTGGAAGGCAAGCAACTGGTCGGTATCGTTACCAACCGCGACCTGCGTTTCGAGAGCAACCTCGACCAGCCCATCCGTAACATCATGACACCGCGCGAGCGTCTGATCACCGTCAAGGAGAACACCAGCCTGGACGAGGCCCGAGCCCTGATGCACAAGCACCGCATCGAGCGCGTGCTGGTGGTCAACGACGCATTCGAACTGCGCGGCCTGATGACGGTCAAGGACATCCTCAAGTCCACCGAACATCCGCGCGCCTGCAAGGACAGCCAGGGGCGTCTGCGCGTCGGCGCGGCGGTTGGCGTCGGTGCAGGTACCGAAGAGCGTGTCGCGTTGCTGGCCGAAGCCGGTGTGGACGTGATCGTGGTGGATACCGCACACGGCCATTCGCAGGGCGTGCTGGATCGCGTGAAGTGGGTCAAGGACAATTTCCCGCAGGTCGAAGTGATCGGCGGCAACATCGCTACCGGCGGCGCGGCGCAAGCCTTGCTGGATCACGGCGCGGACGGCGTGAAGGTCGGTATCGGCCCGGGCTCCATCTGTACCACCCGTATCGTTGCAGGCGTGGGCGTGCCGCAGATCGGCGCGATCCAGAACGTGGCCAAGGCCTTGCAAGGCACCGGTGTACCCTTGATCGCCGACGGCGGCGTGCGCTTCTCCGGCGACATCTCCAAGGCGATCGCCGCCGGCGCGCATGCGGTGATGCTGGGCGGCCTGTTCGCCGGCACCGAGGAAGCGCCGGGTGAGATCGAACTGTTCCAGGGGCGTTCCTACAAGTCCTATCGCGGCATGGGCAGTCTGGGCGCGATGCAGCAGGGTTCCAGCGACCGCTACTTCCAGGAAAACGAAAGCAATCAGGACAAGCTGGTGCCGGAAGGCGTCGAAGGCCGCGTGCCTTACAAGGGCAGCGTGCTGGCGGTGATCCACCAGCTGATGGGCGGTCTGCGTGCCAGCATGGGCTACCTCGGCTGCGCCGACATCGCCACGATGCACACCAAGGCCGAGTTCGTCGAGATCACCTCGTCCGGCATCCGTGAATCGCACGTGCATGATGTGCAGATCACCAAGGAAGCCCCTAACTACCACATCGACTAG
- a CDS encoding 2Fe-2S iron-sulfur cluster-binding protein — MNEAKMDAQMKSGTIMIDGREIPFEAGQTIMDAALAAGVYIPHLCHRPGLKPHGSCKLCVVDIDGRSVSSCTMPAADGQRIGNETAELNEQRRTLTQMLFIEGNHICPSCEKTGDCSLQAVAYHLGMTDGHFQHFYPRREVDASHPTIMLDRDRCILCELCVRASRDVDGKNVFAISGRGLDAHLVVNTASGKLVDSDIAVGDLAANVCPVGVILIKERGYEVPIGKRIFDQHRISETGLDTVALIKERHPDE, encoded by the coding sequence ATGAACGAGGCGAAGATGGACGCACAAATGAAATCAGGCACCATCATGATCGACGGACGCGAGATCCCGTTCGAGGCAGGGCAGACCATCATGGATGCGGCCCTTGCGGCCGGAGTCTATATCCCTCACCTGTGCCACCGCCCCGGCCTGAAACCGCACGGCAGCTGCAAGCTTTGCGTCGTCGACATCGATGGCCGCAGCGTGTCGTCCTGCACCATGCCCGCCGCGGATGGGCAACGCATCGGCAATGAAACGGCGGAACTGAACGAGCAGCGCAGGACGCTCACGCAGATGCTGTTCATCGAGGGCAACCATATCTGCCCGTCCTGCGAGAAGACCGGCGATTGCTCGCTGCAGGCGGTGGCCTATCACTTGGGCATGACGGACGGGCATTTCCAGCATTTCTACCCGCGCCGCGAGGTGGATGCATCTCACCCGACCATCATGCTCGACCGTGACCGGTGCATTCTGTGCGAACTGTGCGTGCGTGCCAGCCGCGACGTGGACGGCAAGAACGTATTTGCCATCTCCGGGCGCGGCCTCGATGCGCACCTGGTGGTGAACACGGCCAGCGGCAAGCTGGTCGACAGCGACATCGCCGTCGGAGACCTCGCTGCGAACGTGTGCCCGGTGGGCGTGATCCTGATCAAGGAGCGCGGTTACGAAGTGCCGATCGGAAAGCGCATCTTCGACCAGCACCGGATCAGCGAGACCGGCCTGGATACCGTGGCCCTGATCAAAGAAAGGCATCCCGATGAGTGA
- a CDS encoding Ni/Fe hydrogenase subunit alpha — MEQNQPSTSGLRRVAIDPISRVEGHGKITLLLDDENHIREARLHIVEFRGFEKFIQGRPYWEVPIFVQRLCGICPVSHHLVAAKAVDQLAGVDRLTPTAEKIRRLLHFGQVLQSHALHFFHLSSPDLLFGFGSDMAKRNIVGVLEKYPDIALKGVKMRKYGQRIIETISGKRIHGTIAVPGGVNKSISIAERDAMLADIDDILAWSQDALALNEYIHGAHTEHYSFATIRSNFLSMVGGNGELELYHGGLRARSATGDVLFDQFDYCGYRDILREEVRPWSYMKFPFLTALGKEQGWYRVGPLARVNNCDSISTPLAEAARKRFRDFAQGGLVHDTLAYHWARMIETLHCAESIQQLLHDPDITGTDLLEDKGDRRKVGIGVLEAPRGTLFHHYEIDDDGMVAKANLIVSTTSNNQAMNESVRAVANEYLDGKEITEGLLNHLEVAVRAYDPCLSCATHALGKMPLTVELQDSSGSVVSTLLRSADGEFCAAP; from the coding sequence ATGGAACAGAACCAGCCATCGACATCCGGCCTCAGGCGCGTAGCCATCGATCCGATCTCGCGCGTCGAGGGGCACGGCAAGATCACCTTGCTGCTCGACGACGAGAACCATATCCGTGAAGCGCGGTTGCACATCGTCGAGTTCCGCGGCTTCGAGAAATTCATTCAGGGGCGCCCGTACTGGGAAGTGCCGATCTTCGTGCAGCGACTGTGCGGCATCTGCCCCGTCAGTCATCACTTGGTCGCGGCCAAGGCGGTGGACCAGTTGGCAGGTGTGGACCGTCTCACCCCGACGGCGGAAAAGATACGGCGTCTGCTTCATTTCGGGCAGGTGCTGCAGTCGCATGCGCTGCACTTTTTCCACCTGTCTTCGCCCGACCTGCTGTTTGGCTTTGGCAGCGATATGGCCAAGCGCAACATCGTCGGCGTGCTGGAAAAATATCCGGACATTGCGCTGAAGGGCGTGAAGATGCGCAAGTACGGGCAGCGGATCATCGAGACGATCTCCGGCAAGCGCATCCATGGCACGATCGCCGTACCGGGCGGGGTGAACAAATCGATCAGTATTGCCGAGCGCGATGCCATGTTGGCGGACATCGACGATATCCTGGCCTGGAGTCAGGACGCGCTGGCTCTCAACGAATACATCCATGGCGCACATACCGAGCATTACAGCTTCGCCACCATACGCAGCAATTTTTTGAGCATGGTCGGCGGCAACGGTGAGCTGGAGCTGTACCACGGAGGCCTGCGCGCAAGGTCGGCAACGGGCGATGTTCTCTTCGACCAGTTCGATTACTGCGGTTACCGGGATATCCTGCGCGAGGAAGTGCGTCCGTGGAGCTATATGAAATTCCCGTTCCTGACAGCCTTGGGCAAGGAGCAGGGCTGGTATCGGGTCGGTCCGCTGGCTCGCGTGAATAACTGCGATTCCATCTCGACGCCGCTGGCGGAGGCTGCACGCAAGCGCTTCCGTGACTTCGCCCAGGGAGGACTGGTGCACGACACGCTCGCCTATCACTGGGCGCGCATGATCGAGACGCTGCATTGTGCCGAGTCCATCCAGCAGTTGCTTCACGATCCGGACATCACCGGAACCGATCTGTTGGAGGACAAGGGCGACAGGCGCAAGGTGGGTATCGGCGTGCTCGAAGCGCCGCGCGGCACATTGTTCCATCACTACGAGATCGACGATGACGGCATGGTGGCAAAGGCCAACCTGATCGTATCCACCACCAGCAATAACCAGGCGATGAACGAGTCGGTGCGCGCGGTCGCCAACGAGTACCTCGATGGAAAGGAGATCACCGAGGGACTGCTCAATCACCTCGAGGTTGCGGTGCGAGCCTACGATCCCTGCCTTTCCTGCGCCACGCACGCGCTGGGCAAGATGCCGCTGACGGTCGAGCTGCAGGACAGTTCGGGCAGCGTTGTTTCCACGCTGTTGCGTTCCGCCGACGGGGAATTCTGCGCCGCGCCCTGA
- a CDS encoding NADH-ubiquinone oxidoreductase-F iron-sulfur binding region domain-containing protein — protein sequence MNKDLTLGSSSSDATARLRSVIAHAHSQSAHLLHVLHAVQQHFHHIPDEAVAEVAVQLDLPFGQVDGVVDFYSFFHRSPRGRYDILFSSCTSCGDRNLMAKLCELLGVAPDQTRADGLVSIAETSCIGMCDHGAAMLVNGVPLAQIDAPIVTHIAKLVEAEAPLVTWPAEWFKVEDNVRKSGLLLGDDFAPGQGLRAMLARGADATLEEIVLSGLRGRGGAGFSTGTKWKLCREAQGEAHYVVCNADEGEPGTFKDRMLLRSHADRVFEGMTLCAFLIGAERGMLYLRGEYRHLLLHLQAVLARRRELSLLGENILGQPGFNFDIDIVVGAGAYICGEESALIESLEGKRGVPRVRPPFPVTHGYLGQPTVVNNVETFIAAASIALHCSPWFAAVGSGKSAGSKLLSISGDCAKPGIYEYPFGVSVRQILEDCGALDTQAVQVGGPSGSLIGASEFDRKLGFEDLSTGGSFMVFGAGRDMLSVIGNFAHFFAHESCGFCTPCRVGTTLLKNGVDKIAAGRGTQYDLDEMRRMAALVKRRSHCGLGQTAANPVLDGLQRFPQVFEKRLAQRDFVPFFDPDAALEQARQITRRDDAKAHLE from the coding sequence TTGAATAAAGATCTAACACTCGGTTCCAGCAGCTCGGATGCAACGGCGCGGCTTCGTTCCGTCATTGCGCATGCGCATTCTCAATCGGCTCACCTGCTGCATGTGTTGCATGCGGTGCAGCAGCACTTTCATCACATCCCCGATGAAGCAGTCGCCGAAGTGGCGGTGCAGCTCGATCTGCCGTTCGGACAGGTGGACGGGGTGGTCGATTTCTATTCCTTCTTCCACCGGAGTCCGCGCGGACGCTACGACATCCTGTTCAGCAGCTGCACCAGTTGTGGAGACCGGAATTTGATGGCTAAGCTCTGCGAACTGCTGGGCGTGGCACCCGATCAGACGCGTGCCGACGGTCTGGTCAGCATCGCGGAGACTTCCTGTATCGGCATGTGCGACCACGGCGCGGCGATGCTGGTCAACGGCGTGCCGCTCGCTCAGATCGATGCCCCCATCGTCACCCACATCGCCAAGCTGGTCGAGGCGGAAGCGCCGCTGGTGACCTGGCCTGCCGAGTGGTTCAAGGTGGAAGACAATGTGCGCAAGAGCGGTCTGCTGCTCGGCGACGATTTCGCGCCTGGGCAGGGATTGCGCGCCATGCTGGCGCGTGGTGCCGATGCCACACTGGAAGAGATCGTCCTTTCCGGCCTGCGCGGCCGCGGCGGTGCAGGTTTCAGCACGGGCACGAAATGGAAGCTGTGCCGCGAGGCGCAGGGCGAGGCGCACTATGTGGTGTGCAACGCCGACGAGGGTGAGCCCGGCACTTTCAAAGACCGCATGCTGCTGCGCAGTCACGCCGACCGGGTGTTCGAGGGCATGACCTTGTGCGCCTTCCTGATCGGTGCGGAGCGCGGGATGCTCTACCTGCGCGGCGAGTATCGCCATCTGTTGCTGCACCTGCAGGCCGTGCTGGCGCGGCGCCGGGAACTCTCCCTGTTGGGAGAAAACATCCTCGGCCAGCCGGGATTCAATTTCGACATCGACATCGTGGTCGGCGCGGGCGCCTACATCTGCGGCGAGGAGTCGGCCCTGATCGAATCGCTGGAAGGCAAGCGCGGCGTGCCGCGGGTGCGCCCGCCGTTCCCGGTGACGCACGGCTATCTCGGCCAGCCCACCGTGGTCAACAACGTCGAGACATTCATCGCTGCCGCTAGTATCGCGTTGCACTGCAGTCCGTGGTTCGCCGCGGTAGGCTCGGGGAAATCGGCAGGCAGCAAGCTGCTCAGCATCAGCGGCGACTGTGCGAAGCCGGGTATCTACGAGTATCCATTTGGTGTCTCGGTCCGGCAGATACTGGAGGACTGCGGTGCGCTGGATACGCAGGCCGTGCAGGTCGGTGGGCCATCAGGCTCTCTGATCGGTGCGTCGGAGTTCGACCGCAAGCTGGGTTTCGAGGATTTGTCCACCGGCGGTTCTTTCATGGTGTTCGGTGCGGGGCGCGACATGCTCTCCGTCATCGGCAACTTCGCCCATTTCTTCGCCCACGAGAGCTGTGGTTTCTGCACTCCCTGCCGTGTGGGAACGACGCTGCTGAAGAACGGCGTGGACAAGATCGCCGCCGGGCGCGGCACGCAATACGACCTGGATGAGATGCGGCGCATGGCCGCGCTGGTCAAGCGCCGCTCGCATTGCGGGTTGGGGCAGACCGCGGCGAACCCCGTCCTGGACGGACTGCAGCGATTCCCGCAGGTCTTCGAAAAGCGTCTGGCGCAGCGCGATTTCGTGCCGTTCTTCGATCCCGATGCGGCGCTTGAACAGGCGCGCCAGATCACCCGCCGCGACGATGCGAAGGCGCACCTGGAATGA